In Mus pahari chromosome 20, PAHARI_EIJ_v1.1, whole genome shotgun sequence, the genomic stretch TGCTCCAGCTTTTGGGGTGGTCCTGCACACTCCCCATGGGCCTCCCTTCCCAGTGCTCAAAGTATCCACGNGCGTGGTAGTTTAGTGTGCTGTTTTCTACCTTTTGTAGTCtttcttaaaacaataaatactgCTGTGATCTTTGTCTACTGATGACGAGAGCAGGGTTAGGTGGGGCGTGTGTGTGGAGTGGTGCACTGAGGACAGAACGGGACACCAGCCAGGTCAGAAATAAAGCATTTAGTACATTGGATCTGGGCGAGGCCACCACGgggctcccccccacccccaaggtgaGGGAGGCTGGAACCACTGGCCACCCTAGGGGGCTACTCTTGTAGCCAAGGACAAGGGCCAGAGtgcaggaagcaggactgggctTCGCTGGGGCAGGCCAGGCCTAAGgggctcctctctctgcctttcccaacTTAAATAGGCATAAATAAAGACACATCCAGACTCTCGGGCCACCAGAGGCTGCTGCGCCAGTCCCATCCAACCTGCAACCTAACACTAGTGCCGGTTGTGGCCCTTGTAGGGCCAGCCCAGGAAGGCGGTCCTCTCCGGGCCCGTGGAGGTAGTTGGAGTCAGGGTCCAGGGCAGTCCAGCCCTCACAGCACAATCCAAGTGTACCGCTCACTGTCTGCCAGAACCTTCAGTGAGCACCCTTTGTGCAGTGCCTCATTTGTCATCCTGTTCACATAGCGGCCACTGCTCTCTGGCACCAGCCATTTCATGACCATGTCCACACAACTCTTTCGGTAGGAGCTCCAGACACTGCCACTGGGGACCAGTTAAATGAGTGAAGAGGAACTTTCCTGACAACCACCAGGGTTCCCTGGCAAGTCACTCTTGCCTCGCCTCACCTGGTCTGTCCTTTGACCTCCGTGAGATCACCCACGCTGACTGTCTCAAAGATGCCTGTGTTGAGGTCCCAGGCCACCTTGAGACTTGTGTGATAAGTCTTGGGTCTGTGGTGGTGGAGGACAAGAGGGTGGGCTGGTGAGTCCCTTGCACTGGCTCTCACTGCCCCAGTGACAGCACGGGCTCTTCAGGTTGTATCTGTTCTCCCTGTACATCCTGCACAGAAGGTCCGCCAAAGGACCCCGCTACTCACCGAAGCTGGCCCTCCTCAGTGGGGGCTGGGAAGGCCAAGAGCAGCAGGCCAATGTTGATCAGGACCTGGTTGGTTTCTGGGCAGACCTGGGAGCAGGCAGTGACAGTTACAGACATCCTAGAGTGGGaacactcctgcctcctgctatGCCCCAGCCTCACCTCCAAGATGACTATGTCATAGTCACTGAAAGAGCAGAACTGGTGACCCCAGGTGGCATCATGGCGGATGACCTCGTTGATGACATACTCGAAGTCCAGGGTAAGCTGCTCCACTGTCAGGTACTGGCCCTGGGGATAGATGGCAGAGAGCTAGGGGTAGCGCCAACCACCCCCAGATCCTGGGTCACCCACAGCTTGCATCATGGCTACCCACCTGCATGTCTGTCCGCTCTCGCATGGGCCGTAAGTTGCGGCCACGGAGATCAGTCACCACAAAGGGCAGGGAGATCTTGTCATCCTCAAACTCTGGGGAGGCAGGCACAAGGTAGGAGAAGGCCAGTGGTCCTCTTGGGACTGCCCCATCCCAGATCCTGTCCCAGGAAGGCTCACCATCCTCAGGCTCTGTCCCTTCCCCAGACTGTAACACATAGTGCAACTTGGTGTAATTGATGTAGCCAGGCTCAGGGGCAGTGGTCTCTGCAGCAGAAGGACTGTCCCTGGGTACCACTTCCCCACTTGGGGCTTGCGGCTCTAAAGATGGGCGGCAGCGGCTGCTTGAGGGCCCCAAGCCAGAGGGCAGCCGAGTTTCCTCCAAGGGACTACCCTTGGCCTCTTTGGCCCTGCGGAAGATGTCAGCTACAAACTCCTTGGCCTTAGCAATGGCTGGTGAGGGCTCAGGGGCTCCAGAGGGCTGGACTGGGACCACCTCAACACCAAGGCTGGGGAAGGCTGGGGCTGCCTCAGGGCTCCAGGGTCCTGGAgagctgggtggggctgggggcaaAGCTGTATGGTCATACAGGATTTGGCAGAAACTGCTGTCACCTGcaaaaaaaagcatgaaaagtGGGCTTTGTCACCACAGTTCAAAGCCTGGATTAGAAGCCCACCTGAAGGAGCCCCTGAGAGTCAGGCTGAGCCCTTGGCAGGGCATGAGTTCAGAAAGCACATACATTCTGAACACAGAGCAGACCTATGCAGACATGCATTCATTcaggacttttaaaaagtatgctgggagtagaacccagggcctttctcATGCCATGCTGGCACGCAAACCTCATCTGAACATTTTTCATGCTACTCAGAAAGGACACAGCAAATGAGATGCACGGAGCTTTGCCCGCAGAGTGCGGTCTGCAGGGAGAAGAGGTAAGAGCTAACTGAGTTCTCCTAACCAGACCAGACCAGCACAAGCAGACAGGCCAAATTTACTGGAGGAACCTAACAAGCCACCAAGGAGTGCCACACCCCTCCCTATGAGCGGCACTACGCCTCTCAGGCTTTTGTCCAAGGGATCACGATGGGACACTCATGAAAGAAGTAAGTTAAAACTGCTTGGCGTAAACTTCTGGGATAAAGCCAATGCAGAATGCAGGTCCCTCAGTCCTCGCTGGGGCCTCGTATGCGAGGCTCATGGTCAGCAGGTGGCACAGCCTTAGTAATGCTTAGATATCTCTTCCATAGTGACACAGGTGTccagagagggctggggagaacTCAAACTGAGTTCCTGTCCCTTGCTGGTCAGCTTGGTCACATGCACTTGACCCTGCCTCTTACTTCCCCTGCCCCAGGGCAGCCACTTTAGTGGGAATAGTCTTGAGTTCTCCCAAAATCAAAACGTGTTATTAGTTATCCCAAAAGTAGTGCACAGCTACAGCTCTCTTCTGTGTCTGAGTCCAGCTGTAATATACATGTCATAGCCTTTCCCTGCTATTCCACAGGACACTGACCCAGTCCTCCTCCACCTCGGGAAGAGCACCAGGGCACCTGACTCTGCTCTGACCTGACCTCAGCTAGGCACTCCAGGCTtccacagggagggagggagcagcgGGGCAGAGCTATGGTCAGACTCACTCTCGTCCTGCAGACACTGGCATCATCTACTTTCTAACATGTCACTCTAtcaagacagagagaaatggctcagcaggtacagtGCCTGCCACTGGGTATCTGAATCTGACTTCAAAATTCCTGGAATCCACATGATAGAAGAGAATGAATTCCTGAAATGCAtatgaatacatgcatgcatggacaaacatacacatgtttaagtaagataaaataaaatgtaatttaaaaagtaaaaagaaaaatacaccatgaaagccagatatggtgatatacacctttaattctagcactcaggaggcagaggtctgtgagttctagaccagctagGGCTTTATAGACATTGTCTAACAAAGGATATTCCAGGAAATTTGTTACTAGTATTCCCTGACACCAAGGATACAAGACAGCCGAGAATGTACTGACTATGCTCTAACGCTGACTGGGTGACACTGATCCCAGCACGGCCCACTGTCACACCATCCATGGAGGGATCCCAGAACGGCCCACTGTCACACTATCAACAATGTATAGACAAGGTCTTTCATTTTCATACACCAAAGCTGCACTGCTTAAGACATGTCCCTGTCCTTGGAGCATATTAACTGTACTTTGTCACATCGTCTTTTTTGTCATGCTGGGCAGGAAACAGTCATCCATGTGCTCAGTAACTGGACACTATGTGGAGCAGTCCCAGCAGCTCTTCCTGCCCGGGGTAAgaacctccagccccacccctgctAAAGCAGCCCTGGGTTGACTTCAAGTAGCTACAAGGCAGTCACTGAACGTTCAGCCTTCCCGCCTCCCAGCTACATAACCACGGTGATGTGACCTCTGGGCCAGGGCCTACCTGCTGAGTGGACAGAGACAGCACAGGCCACCAGGGAGTAGCTGGTGTTGAGCAGCACCACCTGATCCTTCTTGAGTTGGAAGGCGGGTTGGAAGGTGGGGAAGGGGTACACCACCTGGTATTTGGTGTGCAGCATGAAGCCGTGTCGCAGGCACTGTGCACTCGGGTCCCCTGCAGCAAGACACACTACAGCTCATTTCATGTCCCAGCAGTGGGCCGGCAGCCATGTCTCCCTCTAGGGCCCCCAGTGCCTCACCTGGGTGGGCACGACTGGCGTCCTGGCAGGCAGCACAGCGGCCCCGAGGTGGCACAGCCACAGTGCTGATGTAGATGTCACGATGATTCTCATCGCTCATCATCATCATGTTCATGAGCATCCCGTTGGCCGAGCGGGTGCTAGGGGTAGCACACCCTCAGCCTCAGGCCCATGGAGGGGCTGTGAGCCCACCCTACCTGCCCCACGCCACCCTGCCTGCCCCTAGTCTCACTTGAAACCAAACACGATGACCTTGGAAGCGTCACTAGGCCACTCACACACAGTCAGGTACAGGTCACTGTAGATCTCCTCGTCCTGGAAGAGCCGCACCTGCCGGACCTAAGCGGCATGCTCTGTCAGGGCGAGGCTAAGGAGAGGCTACAGCAGAAGCACCCTAGAAAAGGGCTCCCACCACAAGCGGCCCAGGCAGGCCTGAGCCAGAGAGCCCTGCGAGCTGGGGGGAACCTGACTGAATATATTACCTCTCTGCCCatgggaacagaaactgaagtagCCCTACCGAGAGGCAGGGCTCAAGGAGGAACGCTAAAGCCACTGTGACAACCTGTGTGAATCTAAGAAACCTGCCTGCATCCTGGCCCAGGCCAAGGGTATCAGATGGGCTATATGTGAAACCTAAGCCAAGCGAAATCACCAGTTTGACCTAAAAAAATCAGCAACTCTACAAGGGTCACCCCACTGGTACATCACTGCCATTTACACACAGTCCCTGCTATCTGAAGGGTCAGCCCAGTGCAGGGCCTGCTGAAAGAGAAGGCCTAGTCCTACCAGCTTGAGTTTGCTGTGGACGTTGAACTCCCACCAGTAGAGGTGATATATGTAGAAGGAGAAATCGTCGTCCCCACTGCTGCTGGTGTAGGAGAGGACATAGCGGCCACACTTGGAAAATCCCAGGAAGATATGGCTGTGGGCAGAATGGGCAGGTGAGGATACTCCCACAGCCCGGCCTGCCACCACCCAGCCTAGCTCCAGCCTCACCCTGCATAGAGAAAATCCTCATCTACGATGTTCTTGAGGGACACGCAGACCCTGGGGGGTAGCTTCCGGAAAAGACGAGGTGAGAGCTGCCCACTGATCTGGGAaagagacagccagggctctttaGCCAAGCGGCCTCCCCGGCCCACTGCTGGGGCAGATGGAGACACCAAAGCCGAGTGACCTTACgaagcaccccacccccaccaaggaCCCAGGCTACCTCCCAGCCGTAGCCCCGTTTGGATTCTGAGTCCTCCCAGCCGTAGCCCCACGTCTCCCTGTGGAAGGATCCCTCACTAAGACAACTGAGTCCTTCCTGAAAACTGACGCACGAGACGGGAGACCAAGATGTGTGTGGGGCGATGCATTTATCTGCCTGCTTCCAATTAGCCCACAAGGGGACCCATTTCTCTCTTTATAATGTAGTTATTGTGCAGACTACAACCCACAGTAGAGgtgaggacagcttgcaggagtctcTATGTCCTCTATATGGCTCCTGGGGATCACACACATCATTaggtttggtgacaagtgcctgtACCTATGGAGTCTCTGAGCCTAAA encodes the following:
- the Dcaf15 gene encoding DDB1- and CUL4-associated factor 15, yielding MAPSSKSERNSGAGSAGGGPGGTGGKRAVGRRREHVLKQLERVKISGQLSPRLFRKLPPRVCVSLKNIVDEDFLYAGHIFLGFSKCGRYVLSYTSSSGDDDFSFYIYHLYWWEFNVHSKLKLVRQVRLFQDEEIYSDLYLTVCEWPSDASKVIVFGFNTRSANGMLMNMMMMSDENHRDIYISTVAVPPRGRCAACQDASRAHPGDPSAQCLRHGFMLHTKYQVVYPFPTFQPAFQLKKDQVVLLNTSYSLVACAVSVHSAGDSSFCQILYDHTALPPAPPSSPGPWSPEAAPAFPSLGVEVVPVQPSGAPEPSPAIAKAKEFVADIFRRAKEAKGSPLEETRLPSGLGPSSSRCRPSLEPQAPSGEVVPRDSPSAAETTAPEPGYINYTKLHYVLQSGEGTEPEDEFEDDKISLPFVVTDLRGRNLRPMRERTDMQGQYLTVEQLTLDFEYVINEVIRHDATWGHQFCSFSDYDIVILEVCPETNQVLINIGLLLLAFPAPTEEGQLRPKTYHTSLKVAWDLNTGIFETVSVGDLTEVKGQTSGSVWSSYRKSCVDMVMKWLVPESSGRYVNRMTNEALHKGCSLKVLADSERYTWIVL